A single region of the Cyanobacteria bacterium FACHB-DQ100 genome encodes:
- a CDS encoding Rpn family recombination-promoting nuclease/putative transposase: MYDNICKFLAETFSSDFASWLLGEAIELTELSSSELSLEPIRADSLILLQSEATVLHLEFQTEPSATIPFRMLDYRVRLYRRFPSKTVRQFVIYLQPTTSELVQQSSFVLEETRHNFGVIRLWEQPTDLFLQSPGLLPFATLSQTSDRTQALQQVAQVIERIPNKETQQNVAASAFILAGLLLDKSIVQRLLRQDIMKESVTYQALMEEGREEGREQGREQAQREVAIAMLQEGMEIEVIARITKLSIEQIQAIQSADSSQA, encoded by the coding sequence ATGTACGACAATATCTGCAAGTTTCTAGCTGAAACCTTTTCCAGCGATTTTGCCTCGTGGCTTTTGGGAGAAGCGATCGAGCTAACCGAACTCAGTTCATCGGAGCTATCGCTCGAACCGATTCGCGCCGATAGCTTAATTTTGCTGCAATCTGAAGCAACCGTGCTGCATCTCGAATTTCAAACCGAACCCAGCGCAACGATTCCCTTCAGAATGCTCGATTATCGCGTTCGGCTCTACCGCCGATTTCCGAGTAAAACGGTGCGTCAATTTGTGATTTATCTTCAGCCCACGACTTCAGAACTGGTGCAACAGTCAAGCTTTGTCCTAGAGGAAACTCGGCATAATTTTGGTGTAATTCGGCTTTGGGAGCAACCGACAGATCTTTTCTTGCAGTCTCCTGGACTTTTACCGTTTGCAACGCTGAGTCAAACGAGCGATCGTACTCAAGCGCTTCAGCAAGTCGCCCAAGTGATCGAGCGCATACCAAACAAAGAAACGCAGCAAAATGTCGCTGCCTCCGCATTTATCCTAGCTGGATTACTATTAGATAAAAGTATCGTTCAACGACTTCTACGGCAGGACATTATGAAAGAATCTGTCACTTACCAAGCACTGATGGAAGAAGGAAGAGAAGAAGGAAGAGAGCAAGGAAGAGAACAAGCGCAAAGAGAGGTCGCGATCGCAATGCTACAAGAAGGCATGGAGATCGAGGTGATTGCTCGGATTACAAAGCTCTCGATCGAGCAAATCCAAGCAATCCAATCGGCTGACAGTTCTCAAGCTTGA
- a CDS encoding prephenate/arogenate dehydrogenase — protein sequence MQIGIVGLGLIGGSLGLDLRSQGHTVLGVSRRPRTCEIAVARGAVDTAETDVSLLSDTDVIFICTPIAQIVPTVQQLIPHLTPSTVLTDVGSVKAAIVNEIAPLWSNFVGGHPMAGTADSGIEAAVHGLLVGNPYVLTPTKTTPEAAIARVELLLRPLQVKLFHCEPEDHDRAVAAISHLPVMVSASLIATCLDESDSRVLKLAEALASSGFRDTSRVGGGNPELGLMMAQYNKPEVLRSLLSYRKHLDNIIDLIEQERWTELKAVFSRTQAGRSDFL from the coding sequence ATGCAGATTGGAATTGTGGGACTGGGATTGATTGGTGGATCGCTGGGACTGGATTTGCGATCGCAGGGACATACGGTGCTGGGTGTGAGTCGAAGACCGAGAACCTGTGAGATTGCGGTGGCGCGGGGCGCAGTCGATACGGCGGAAACGGATGTGTCGCTGCTATCTGATACTGATGTGATTTTTATTTGTACGCCGATCGCTCAGATTGTTCCGACCGTGCAGCAATTAATTCCACATCTCACACCCAGCACCGTTTTAACCGATGTGGGCTCGGTGAAGGCTGCGATCGTGAACGAGATCGCACCGTTATGGAGCAATTTTGTCGGCGGGCATCCGATGGCAGGCACAGCAGATAGCGGAATTGAAGCGGCAGTGCATGGATTGCTTGTCGGAAATCCCTACGTCCTAACCCCGACTAAAACGACACCCGAAGCCGCGATCGCACGAGTTGAATTGTTGTTGCGTCCGCTACAGGTGAAATTGTTTCATTGCGAACCTGAAGATCACGATCGCGCCGTCGCTGCGATTTCTCATTTGCCTGTGATGGTGAGTGCAAGTTTAATTGCGACCTGTTTAGATGAGTCAGATTCAAGGGTGTTAAAGCTGGCTGAAGCATTAGCAAGTTCTGGATTTCGAGATACTAGCCGTGTTGGGGGCGGTAATCCTGAATTGGGGCTAATGATGGCGCAGTACAACAAGCCAGAGGTGCTGCGATCGCTGTTGTCCTACCGTAAGCATCTCGATAACATCATTGATCTGATTGAACAGGAGCGCTGGACAGAGCTTAAAGCAGTCTTCAGCCGAACTCAGGCAGGGCGATCGGATTTTTTGTAA
- the glcD gene encoding glycolate oxidase subunit GlcD — protein MTAVSTQPNWQAIARDFEAIVGKSGVVRKREELLVYECDGLTSYRERPAIVVLPRTTEEVAAVVKVCDRASVPFVARGSGTGLSGGALPIENCVLIVTSLMRKILKVDLENQRVVVQPGVINSWVTQTVSGAGFYYAPDPSSQIICSIGGNVAENSGGVHCLKYGVTTNHVLGVKIVTPDGSIVDLGGEIPEMPGYDLTGVFVGSEGTLGIATEVTLKILKTPESIRVLLADFTSVEAAGATVSDIISAGIIPGGMEMMDNMSINAVEDVVATGCYPRDATAILLVEVDGLEVEAEVNCQRVAEICKQNGARNVTVATAADERLTIWKGRKAAFAAMGKMSPDYYVQDGVIPRTKLEYVLSEIEALGTKHGYKVANVFHAGDGNLHPLILYDNAIPGALEQVEELGGEILKLCVKVGGSISGEHGIGADKRCYMPEMFTPADLETMQWVRQAFDPKGIANPTKLFPTPRTCGEAAKAYGQKTFENVDRF, from the coding sequence ATGACGGCGGTAAGCACTCAACCCAATTGGCAAGCGATCGCACGCGACTTTGAAGCCATTGTTGGAAAGTCTGGAGTCGTGCGGAAACGCGAAGAATTGTTGGTTTATGAGTGCGACGGCTTGACTAGCTATCGAGAACGTCCGGCGATCGTCGTTCTGCCGCGCACGACTGAAGAAGTGGCGGCGGTGGTGAAAGTGTGCGATCGCGCTTCGGTGCCGTTTGTGGCGCGGGGGTCGGGCACGGGATTATCGGGGGGTGCTTTACCGATCGAGAACTGCGTTTTGATTGTCACGTCGCTGATGCGGAAGATTCTCAAGGTCGATTTGGAAAATCAGCGCGTCGTCGTTCAGCCTGGCGTGATTAATAGCTGGGTGACGCAGACGGTAAGCGGCGCGGGATTCTACTATGCGCCTGATCCATCGAGTCAGATCATTTGCTCGATCGGCGGGAACGTCGCTGAAAATTCGGGCGGGGTGCATTGCCTCAAATACGGTGTAACGACGAATCACGTATTGGGCGTGAAAATTGTCACACCCGATGGATCGATCGTCGATCTGGGCGGTGAAATTCCTGAAATGCCGGGATATGACTTAACGGGTGTGTTTGTCGGTTCAGAAGGAACGCTCGGAATTGCTACCGAAGTCACGCTCAAAATTCTCAAAACGCCAGAATCGATTCGCGTTCTGTTGGCAGACTTTACCAGTGTAGAAGCCGCAGGTGCAACCGTTTCCGACATTATCAGTGCAGGCATCATTCCCGGTGGGATGGAAATGATGGACAACATGAGCATTAATGCGGTCGAGGATGTGGTTGCGACCGGCTGTTATCCGCGTGATGCGACTGCAATTTTGCTAGTCGAAGTCGATGGATTAGAGGTCGAAGCCGAAGTCAACTGTCAGCGAGTCGCAGAAATCTGCAAGCAAAATGGGGCGCGTAACGTTACAGTTGCCACCGCAGCCGATGAACGTCTCACCATCTGGAAAGGTCGTAAGGCAGCATTCGCCGCAATGGGCAAAATGAGTCCGGATTACTATGTGCAAGATGGAGTCATTCCCAGAACGAAGTTGGAATATGTGCTGAGTGAGATTGAAGCATTAGGCACAAAGCATGGCTACAAAGTGGCGAATGTTTTCCACGCAGGAGACGGCAACTTACATCCGTTAATTCTGTACGATAATGCAATTCCCGGTGCATTAGAGCAAGTCGAAGAGTTAGGCGGCGAAATTCTCAAGCTCTGTGTCAAAGTTGGGGGCAGTATTTCTGGCGAACACGGTATCGGAGCCGATAAACGCTGCTATATGCCGGAAATGTTTACGCCTGCGGATTTGGAAACGATGCAATGGGTAAGACAAGCCTTTGACCCGAAAGGCATCGCCAATCCGACGAAGTTATTTCCGACTCCCCGGACTTGCGGAGAAGCAGCGAAAGCGTATGGACAAAAGACCTTTGAAAACGTCGATCGCTTTTAG
- a CDS encoding alpha/beta fold hydrolase: MQVASSIESVPGQYWNWRNEPVYYVRMGERKNRPPLLLIHGFGASTDHWRKNVIGLSSEFEVWAIDLLGFGRSSKPDWRYSGELWRDQIHEFMNEVIGAPAVLAGNSLGGYVALTVASQRPESAAGLILINSAGPFTDIQGTTKPDPIRQVMGSFVMTLFHQDWASWLLFQYVRQKSVIRNTLQKVYLDQSAVTDRLIEEIQRPAFDTGAEKVFASVFRTPQGEKVDVLLHQLTRPLLMLWGEGDPWINARERGAKFRSYHPQLTEYYLDAGHCPHDEIPDHVNQLIQDWVVDQVIQA; this comes from the coding sequence ATGCAGGTCGCTTCTTCGATCGAGTCGGTTCCGGGACAGTATTGGAACTGGCGGAATGAGCCAGTTTACTATGTGCGAATGGGGGAGCGGAAAAATCGCCCCCCGTTGTTGTTGATTCACGGGTTTGGAGCTTCTACCGATCACTGGCGCAAGAATGTGATCGGTTTAAGTTCCGAGTTTGAGGTTTGGGCGATCGATCTATTGGGGTTTGGGCGATCGTCAAAACCAGATTGGCGCTATAGCGGTGAGCTGTGGCGCGATCAAATTCACGAATTTATGAATGAGGTGATCGGTGCGCCTGCGGTGCTTGCCGGAAATTCACTCGGTGGATACGTCGCGCTCACGGTTGCCTCTCAACGTCCCGAATCCGCAGCCGGGTTAATTCTGATTAACAGTGCTGGCCCGTTTACGGATATTCAAGGCACCACCAAACCTGATCCGATTCGTCAGGTGATGGGCAGCTTTGTGATGACGCTGTTTCATCAAGATTGGGCGAGCTGGCTGCTGTTTCAATATGTGCGGCAGAAGTCGGTGATTCGGAACACGCTGCAAAAGGTGTATCTGGATCAGAGCGCAGTTACCGATCGCTTAATCGAAGAGATTCAGCGCCCTGCCTTTGATACCGGAGCGGAAAAGGTGTTTGCTTCAGTGTTCCGCACTCCCCAAGGTGAAAAGGTTGATGTATTGCTGCATCAATTAACTCGACCGCTCTTAATGCTCTGGGGCGAAGGCGATCCGTGGATTAATGCCCGAGAGCGGGGTGCAAAGTTCCGCAGCTATCATCCGCAACTAACGGAATACTATCTGGATGCAGGGCATTGTCCGCATGATGAAATTCCCGATCACGTCAACCAATTGATTCAAGATTGGGTGGTTGATCAGGTCATTCAAGCTTGA